The Diceros bicornis minor isolate mBicDic1 chromosome 37, mDicBic1.mat.cur, whole genome shotgun sequence genome segment CCTGGACTGGGAGAGGGAAGCAATGGCGGGATTGGCACCTTGGAGGGCCAAGGACCAAGGGGTGAAGGGTCAGTGAGGGCGGGCCTGGGTCATCAGGAAGCTGAGTGTGGTAAGAGTGCAGCTTCTTCAGGGCTTGGGTGGAGTGGAGTCGTCTTATGGAACCCCAGAAGGGAGACATGGTTATCTGAAGGTCACGGAGCTAGTCAGTTGCCGAGCTGGGCCCAGAACTCTGGTTTTCTGGTTCCCAGTCCTGTATTTAGCTTCCGGGCTCAGGAGAGAACAGAGGGGTAGGGTGAGTTTTAAGCATGTGACTTCATAGGAAAGAAGACCACTTCATCTAGCACCACCTCTCCCAGCTGCCCAATGATGCCTGAAATCCCTCTTTTACTAACTGCCTCGCAGGACTTCAAGAGTCTCAAGGTTGGAGAGGTCACCTAGTCCACACCCCCTTGCCACCTCCCAAGGAAGGTCTGCTGACCACTCCGGTGACAGAGCACTCCTCATCTGACATGTGCGCACGACAGAAGGTTCTTCATCAGATCGGTTGACACGTCTCTCTTACTGTAGCTTCCTACCACTGTCTTAGTACTGCCCTTGCTCACATGCAGCCAGGTCCCCTGCCACAGGACAGCTCTTGGAATAACTGAGGACAGCTCCCGTGCCCCTTTCCTTGGTCTGATTTCCAGACTACATCTCCCATTGTTTTTGGCTCTCCAGTGTTCTTCTTCGCTTCCTGGGTCCACTGCTCTGTATGTTCTCCATCTGGTCTTCTGGAAGACCGTGTACAATGTGCTGGGGCATCATCATTAGAGCAAGGGTGTCATCTCCATCCTAGGTGCCTTAACTCCAACTCCATCAACACATCCTGAGATCACAATGACTTTTCTGCGTTTCACCCTACAGGTTCCCATTTAATGTTGTATTGACTCAGACACCACTAATTTCCACACAGGCCCTACTGAGCCCCACCCTGGCCATGCCTCACACTCTGGTCTCCTGTTATTGCATTTAAAGATCTAATGGCAGGGCCTCACACTCCTTGcctggaaattttatctttttacatttagcCCACAATTCTTAGCAGCCCGGATATTTCTGGAACCTGGTTCTGTCTCCCCAATGCATTCCTTCTCCCTCCCAGCTTCCTGCCCCCTGCAAAGAGGCCCTTTGCCTCTCCCTCCAAGTCACTGAGGGCCTCGCCAGGCCGGATTCCTCCCTGGCTCATCTGCTCAGTGGCATACATGagcccccctcccaccccacgtCCAGAGGGCATAATGACGTGCCACATGCCTGTGCCAGAATGTTAGGTGATTAAAGCAGGGTACCATTAAATTCTAAAAGGcatagagaaaaggaaggagattaTAACAGAGTTACGAATAGCAGCCTCTGTTGATGGGGTTATAGGTGATTTTTTTCCGTGCTTCATTACACACTTCATCTAACTAATATTTAATGGAAACCTTATGtgcatattttccaaattttctatactGAGTATGTGTTATCTGGTAAACCAGAAAAAATAAAGTGacaataaaatgaacaggaataaAGACTCTTTCCCTGGGTGGACCTCAATGATGTCATCAGCACTCCTTGGGAAGGGACATTCAGGCCCTCTCCTCACTTAATGGTCCTGCCTTCCACCTGCATTTCCCCTTCCTGCTCACAGGGCACAGGGAAATCTCCTTAGCTGCTTGTGAGGCCCAGGCATCCTCCCACCAACCAGCGAGGAAGCTTTGGTGCAGGGAGAGCTGTGACCCTGGGAGAGAAACACCAGGACCACCGTCAGGGCGAGCAAGGGGCTCGCCGAGCTGTGCAGCTATCACCTCAGGCACCTTTCCCCGGGTGCTTTCCGGCTAAGGGAACGCGTTCAAGTCAGTTTTCCTGCCCAACAGATTTTGTAAAAGGCGCGGAGAGAGCATAAGGGCCGTGGTCCCTAGGGGCGCAGTATTCAGAAGGGCCTCCAGGTGGTGAAGAAAAGGGCCCAGCCAGGACAATGACCCACTTTCCGGACTTCCAGAAGGATGCAGGGCCGGGGTTCCCCCTTTCGCCCACTTCTATGAAGGCAAAAGGAGGCCTGGAAGCGTCGGCGTCCTGCGGGCCTGGGTCTGGTGAGACACCAGAGGTTCCACCACGCAAAGCCTTCCCGGGCTTAGCTGCCAAACCTGGCCCTGGCTTACCCTCCTCTGACCAGCAGGGGGCGCGCGCCACCCGCGAGAAGGAAGGTGCTGCCGCAAGCGACGGCTGGGAGTGGCGGGCGCGGAAGGGGGTTCCCTCCTTCGGAAAATGAGGAGGCAGATCCAGAGAAAAGACAGCGACGGAGATACGGGGGAAAGGGGGCGGTTTGTGAGAGAGAAAGTCTGAGTGAGGGAAggatggagaggggaggggaggtggggaaggggatgaaaggggtgaCAGGAAAGGTTGAGATGGTGTGAAGAGGAGAGAAGGTGGGGTGGAGgttgggaggaggtggggggcgGGTGGAAGGATGATGAGATGGGGGAAGGTGAGGTGCGGGCGCGGGAAGATGGAAattggggtgaggtggggtgagGGGCTGGTGGAAGGCAAGGTGAGGCGGGCTAGGGTCGACTGAGCCCACCCATCAGGGCTCCTCGCTCCCCTCCAGTAGCACCCAAGCCCACTTTGCCCTCATCCTCTCCAGCTCTTCCTGGGCAAGCCTTTCTGCTCAGTCCTGAGCTGGGCACCTCACTTCTTTCCCGCTTGAAAAAAAGGTTCTGGTGcagcaaagaagagagagaggaggcagcCTGGAGCTCCGGAGCTTTAATGGGTCTGGAAGGGAATAGGAACACATCGGGCCGTCCTGCGAGAGGGCGGGGGCGGGAAGAAGGGGGCCGGAAGGTACCTAGGTGTGTCTTGGGGGGCAATGGCCCTTAACCAAGCCCGCTGAGGTGCCGGGGAGAAGAAGGAGAACTGTGCGGGCCTCCACCATACTGGAATGGGGCAGATCCGCGGGGgagagaaaagatgagaaaagatTTGGAATTTAAAAGACAGGGGTCAAATGGAAGGGGCTTCCAGGAGCCAGGCCGAAGTACAtgtggagaggagaaaaagacagGGCAGGTCCCCGAACCCTCTTCAGGGATCTGGGGCCTAGAAGAAGATAGAAGTTAAagaatggggtggggggaggccacAGTCACTTCCCCCCGGGGCTTACAGGGTGAGGCGGGGGAAATCCAGTGTTAAGGAAGATTGAAGAGGCTTCAGGTCCCTTCCCCGGGGCTGGGCGCGACGGGTGGAGTAAAACCTGAGGTCAAAAGAACAGTGAGGGAGGCTCCGGGCGCCCTCCCGGGGCGGGGATGGGATTGGGCGAGGCTCTggcgtctgggagaggctggGGCCCCCGCCCGCCCCGTCTAGTGGTAATGGCCCCCCAAGTGCGAGGCGGCGGCCACGGCGCCGAAGGGCCCGGGCGGGGGCTGCAAGCCCGGGCTGGGGTAGAGCgcagcggtggcggcggcggtggcggcggggCCGGGGCCCGGCCAGTAGGAGAAACCGGCGGGCGCGACGCCGGCCGAGGCGGCCATGAGGTTGAGTTTGGAGAGGCCAGGGAAGGGCAGCGGGGCGAGGCCGGCCGGCAGCTTGTAGAGCGCGCCGTcctgggcggcggcggcggcggcggcggcagcggcggcggcgtggGCGTGCGCGGGGGGCGGCTGGCAGGCCTGCGCCAGGCCCTGGAAGTCGAAGCGGTAGGCGTAGCGCTTGCCGTGCACCTTGCTCATGATGTTCTTGTCGTAGTAGTAGCGCAGCGCGCGGCTCAGCTTGTCGTAGTTCATGTTGGGCTTGCTCTTGCGCTCGCCCCAGCGCCGCGCCACCTCGTCGGGGTCCGTGAGCTTGAACTCGCCGTGGCCGCCCTCCCACGCGATGCAGCCGGCGTTCGCGCGGTCCGCCAGCAGCTCCAGCAGGAACTGCCACAGCTGGATCTGCCCGCTGCCTGTGGGGAGGGAGGCGGTCAGCCGCAGGTGAGATGGGGGAGGCTGCGGTTGGGGAAGGGTGGGGCTGGAGACCCATCCAGCCCGGTGGGAACCAGTGTCGGGGGAGGGAAAGGACGCATCCAGCAGTGTAGCCGGGCGCGGCTGGAGCGGCTGGCCGAGGAGGAGCTGATCAGCAAAGCTGGCTCTACTCCTTACCGCGCTTTTGCACAACGGAAACACGGCTCTCACTTAGGACGCAGCCCCCTGGGCGCTTGGCTTTGTGAGAACTGGGGGTAGAGGGCGAAGCATCGCCTCCTCTGCGTGGAGGCAGCGGCGCACCAAGGCGCGAAGCCCTCGGGGATGAGCAAGGGCTGGATATCAGCCCCTACCGCCAGGCCGAGCACCCTTATTCAGGGCAGAGCCTCACAACCCCACAGGGTAGCCTGCGCAGGTGGTTGGACTGCCACATGCCAGGTGGACCACGTCCAGAGACCCAGAGGGAAGAGGCGTGTGTGCAGCAGGACCACTCTGCCACTGGACAAGGCCCAGGCCCCAAAGGCATACAGTTGGACAGGCCCACCTGAGGTGGAGCAGAAGTGGTGGCTGGCATCTTGGCTGCACCACTGACAGATAGGAATGGGGACGGTGCCCCCCTATGTGTAAGAGGGCAGCCTCTGAAggctccccacctccaccactgTCTGGTGCGCAGTGCGCTGCACTGGCGCTACTTATATTCGTTCTATTTTTTCGAAACAGGCGGGATTCCCAGCCCACGAAGGTGTCGTACTTCCCTGGGGCGATGTAGAGCTCTGAGGAGAGGAGATGAGACTGGGAAGCTGCTGTGATGGCTCCCTGTCTCCTCCCATGTTTGGCCATGC includes the following:
- the FEV gene encoding protein FEV, yielding MRQSGASQPLLINMYLPDPVGDGLFKEGKSPGWGPLSPAVQKGSGQIQLWQFLLELLADRANAGCIAWEGGHGEFKLTDPDEVARRWGERKSKPNMNYDKLSRALRYYYDKNIMSKVHGKRYAYRFDFQGLAQACQPPPAHAHAAAAAAAAAAAAQDGALYKLPAGLAPLPFPGLSKLNLMAASAGVAPAGFSYWPGPGPAATAAATAALYPSPGLQPPPGPFGAVAAASHLGGHYH